In Sorghum bicolor cultivar BTx623 chromosome 10, Sorghum_bicolor_NCBIv3, whole genome shotgun sequence, one genomic interval encodes:
- the LOC8072803 gene encoding uncharacterized protein LOC8072803 encodes MATDVQIERAIAPANTTTTPEASNDEVENSNAHDDSDKVVSIATAIGGGGSTGQDSMGDSSTRSSLVEFDFLWKLRKYLVLLASLAVGVTYNSGLTPPGGFWNKTKDGHEAGDPALRVEFYERYEVFFYCNATAFAASLVLIILLLSKRVTKQELWLRSMQFTMLVDLFSLMAAYVAGSCRALKSSIYILVLFIIAFAYILIHILVSTRIVPETFKKKVTTKVNEILSKLGIPDVQSSRKEKKDLEEARKFILMLVTFAATATYQAGLSPPGGFWAENDYKQRPATPVLRRHYLPRYNIFISCNSTSFVASLVTIILLLSPELSRHGIRSKAVIVCVLADLFFLIGAYAAGCCRDVATSFYVMFIIIIVLICIVLLAWIFAYDPVAECLRNIKSSTKRCMSLVLSSNGGSIRLSHTDQEGSNARYQQASVHGPGAPTGELELQSTVNQHVSNTESSVEYPPMDNQKTENTGKSFSTSWHTSANIPQSENTKDMSNLKHESTDNQLVPNMESLTSTEHPSFSYQETSDSNGMSADRQQVVGVNDGKSSDDVRTTDMPATGSSEQTMLVCDSNGATNDVIEDERPSLPAETVVNVESAEQHSSMGYSNHDIENGGVNNNAEHENGNGHINSHQGAPDKNSHGNSTEDHLEKTRTYLLLLAILAVSLTYQSGLNPPGGFWSRSENNHSAGDRVLEDNDHPRFIAFFYLNAVAFVASIVIIVVLLEKTMSRKVTKHRVLQLAMIVDLLSLTGAFVMGSCREPKKSISTSILLFLVPAYVALHVLAFHVISPLVPDKVKQLSCGNVWSAFVQLCHKQTGNKTEAKELERRRNLLLTLSIIAATVTYQAGINPPGSVWSDDKDVSGRPGNPILQDNHPRRYDVFYYSNSISFVSSVAITILLVNKESCEHGIKSYALRVCLVVGLVGLLVAYVAGSCRYQKQSIFVIIIAVAVLVSLVIQVLLSSMYETLRTPLAKLMDCLQQLMESLQKWFFRTEEVRREIIIPESQETKECGKKRERKRHKYLMLIATLAASVTYQAGLNPPGGFRSDDDDNGHFAGDPLLRDINHRRYKTFFCFNAISFMASIVVIMLLLSKSIRKKPVRLEVLLLIMILDLLSVMTAFAAGSCRKLSTSIYVFLLVAGVVIYLVFFVVISRAIGKCHKKWKTVVLFCSRCTVCVSSTSTSVPR; translated from the coding sequence ATGGCTACTGATGTGCAAATAGAGCGTGCAATTGCTCCAGCCAACACCACGACTACTCCAGAAGCTAGCAATGATGAGGTTGAAAACAGCAACGCCCATGATGACAGCGATAAAGTGGTTTCCATCGCCACTGCCattggtggtggtggtagcACCGGGCAGGACTCCATGGGCGATTCATCCACGAGGTCTTCATtagttgaatttgatttttTGTGGAAACTGCGGAAATATTTGGTACTGCTTGCAAGCTTGGCCGTTGGTGTGACATACAATTCTGGATTAACACCGCCGGGGGGATTTTGGAATAAAACCAAGGATGGTCATGAAGCTGGTGACCCTGCCCTTCGTGTTGAGTTCTACGAGCGGTATGAGGTATTCTTTTACTGCAACGCAACAGCTTTCGCTGCATCTCTTGTCTTAATCATCCTGCTTCTAAGCAAGAGAGTGACCAAGCAGGAGTTATGGCTCCGTTCAATGCAATTTACCATGCTAGTGGACCTATTCAGTCTGATGGCCGCCTATGTTGCTGGGAGCTGCAGGGCACTCAAGTCATCCATCTACATATTGGTTCTATTCATCATTGCTTTTGCATATATTTTGATTCACATCCTAGTATCCACCAGGATTGTTCCAGAAACATTCAAAAAGAAGGTGACGACCAAGGTCAATGAAATTCTATCCAAATTGGGTATTCCTGATGTGCAAAGTAGTCGCAAAGAGAAAAAAGACCTTGAGGAGGCTCGGAAGTTTATTCTGATGCTTGTAACTTTTGCTGCTACTGCCACGTACCAAGCAGGGTTGAGTCCACCAGGTGGCTTTTGGGCTGAAAATGATTACAAGCAACGTCCAGCTACTCCTGTTCTTCGCAGACACTACCTGCCCCGTTATAATATATTTATCAGTTGCAATTCAACTTCCTTTGTGGCATCTTTGGTTACAATCATACTGCTTCTGAGCCCAGAATTGAGCAGGCATGGAATAAGGTCAAAAGCCGTGATTGTTTGTGTGCTAGCTGACCTGTTCTTCctgattggtgcttatgctgctgGGTGCTGTAGGGATGTAGCAACATCATTCTATGTTATGTTTATTATCATCATAGTGTTGATCTGCATTGTCCTTTTAGCTTGGATCTTTGCTTACGATCCTGTAGCAGAATGCCTACGAAATATCAAATCAAGCACTAAACGGTGCATGAGTCTAGTACTCTCATCAAATGGTGGTAGTATTAGATTGAGCCACACAGATCAGGAGGGTTCTAATGCAAGATATCAGCAGGCTTCAGTCCATGGTCCGGGTGCACCGACAGGTGAACTAGAACTCCAGTCTACAGTAAATCAGCATGTTTCAAATACTGAGTCCTCTGTGGAGTATCCGCCTATGGACAACCAGAAAACAGAAAATACTGGGAAATCGTTCTCAACCTCTTGGCATACATCAGCCAACATTCCACAATCAGAAAATACCAAGGATATGTCCAATCTGAAGCATGAATCTACAGACAACCAACTAGTTCCAAATATGGAGTCTCTGACAAGCACAGAGCATCCATCATTTAGCTATCAGGAAACATCAGATAGCAATGGTATGTCTGCAGATAGACAACAAGTTGTAGGTGTGAATGACGGGAAATCTTCTGATGATGTCAGGACCACTGATATGCCAGCAACTGGCTCTTCTGAACAAACTATGTTAGTCTGTGACTCTAATGGAGCCACTAATGATGTCATAGAGGATGAAAGGCCTTCTTTGCCTGCAGAAACCGTTGTTAATGTGGAATCTGCAGAGCAACATAGTTCAATGGGGTATAGTAACCATGACATTGAAAATGGTGGCGTTAACAATAATGCAGAACATGAGAATGGGAATGGACATATAAACAGCCATCAAGGAGCACCAGATAAAAATTCTCATGGAAATTCAACTGAAGATCATCTAGAGAAGACCCGCACATATCTGCTTCTTCTTGCTATTCTTGCAGTATCTCTGACATATCAATCAGGTCTGAATCCCCCAGGTGGCTTCTGGTCAAGAAGTGAGAATAATCATTCAGCTGGTGATCGCGTCCTCGAGGACAATGACCATCCACGATTCATTGCATTCTTCTATCTCAATGCAGTTGCATTTGTGGCATCTATTGTCATCATTGTTGTGCTCCTGGAGAAGACTATGAGCAGGAAGGTTACAAAACATCGTGTATTGCAGCTAGCTATGATAGTGGACTTACTTTCCTTAACTGGGGCCTTTGTCATGGGGAGCTGCAGGGAGCCAAAGAAGTCCATTTCCACATCAATATTATTGTTTCTTGTACCTGCTTATGTTGCTCTTCATGTTCTAGCGTTTCATGTAATCTCTCCACTGGTTCCAGATAAAGTAAAGCAGCTCTCGTGTGGGAATGTGTGGTCAGCATTTGTTCAATTATGCCACAAGCAGACAGGGAATAAAACTGAGGCAAAGGAATTGGAACGGAGGCGTAATCTACTATTGACACTTTCTATTATAGCAGCAACTGTGACATACCAAGCTGGTATAAACCCTCCAGGCAGTGTTTGGTCTGATGACAAAGATGTCAGTGGCAGACCAGGAAATCCAATCCTTCAGGACAACCATCCAAGGCGATATGATGTGTTCTACTACTCAAATTCAATCTCATTTGTGTCATCTGTTGCTATCACAATACTACTTGTGAATAAGGAATCATGTGAGCATGGAATCAAATCTTATGCACTGCGAGTGTGTTTGGTGGTCGGTTTAGTTGGCCTCTTGGTTGCCTATGTTGCAGGAAGCTGCAGGTATCAAAAGCAATCCATCTTTGTCATCATCATTGCTGTGGCTGTCCTAGTATCCCTTGTGATTCAAGTGCTACTATCTTCGATGTATGAAACACTACGAACACCATTGGCTAAACTTATGGATTGTCTGCAACAGCTTATGGAATCTCTGCAAAAGTGGTTTTTTCGTACAGAGGAGGTTAGGCGAGAGATTATTATTCCTGAGTCGCAGGAAACTAaagagtgtggtaaaaaaagagaaagaaagagaCATAAGTATCTCATGCTTATTGCCACTTTAGCAGCCTCTGTCACATATCAAGCAGGTCTGAATCCGCCTGGTGGATTCAGGTCTGATGACGATGACAATGGCCATTTTGCAGGCGATCCACTTCTCCGTGATATTAACCATCGACGCTACAAGACATTCTTCTGCTTCAATGCTATCTCCTTCATGGCCTCTATTGTTGTGATAATGCTTCTGCTGAGTAAATCTATTAGGAAGAAACCTGTCCGACTTGAGGTACTCCTCCTGATTATGATACTGGATCTGCTGTCTGTCATGACAGCTTTTGCTGCAGGAAGCTGCCGGAAACTCAGTACTTCGATCTATGTCTTTTTACTGGTTGCTGGCGTCGTAATATATCTTGTATTCTTTGTTGTTATTTCGAGAGCCATTGGAAAATGTCACAAGAAGTGGAAGACAGTCGTGCTTTTCTGCTCAAGGTGTACTGTTTGTGTTTCAAGCACAAGCACAAGTGTACCCAGGTAG
- the LOC8076419 gene encoding uncharacterized protein LOC8076419, translated as MASTAAAPEASNNHNEDSTTHGGSTGEESIDSSSTRKLLAPSHESDFELLWRLRKYLLLLGILAVSVTYNAGITPPGGFWLNNTKHGRSGHDAGDPVLRAWFFPRYEVFFYCNATAFAASLVLIILLLSKNVTRQKLWLRSMQLTMILDLFSLMGAYAAGSYRAVKSSIYIWVLVFSVFIYIMIHILVFIRVVRKFVSEKRFVLKWLKETAQSVQDWILSRCGFQMTRRNNYHEKDLEEARKFILMLVTFAATVTYQAGLSPPGGFWAENGDNKIPATSMLRSKNLARYNTFVICNSTSFVASLVTIILLLSPELSGHGIRSKAVIVCVVIDILSLVGAYAAGSCRSVATSVCAILIAVVVWICFALLAGIFVNRSVAGWFGKIKPDIMWYMDKFGRVVSLNFGSKRSRNPEGENSISSNQQTADCIKDAAEPETARVSEYQLQYHQQDPNIKEGESPGEQQSTGKQQPTNTGVVSSSDHAFVNDKQAENGSNVTCNLEGQSTDANSVANEVMSETETENMQDAKMGEQSSLVDDLKSPITVAGMSNHEHQLVENHRVQSMIRQSFSTDDQESTAMECLSDIASNNHDGGTNSVKEEEKTSEETLEEIEIESSETINISRPIENGDIGMHEVAPRQNASNVNAGANPTDEHLKKSRTYLLLLAILAVSLTYQSGLNPPGGFWSQRENNNSTGVSMPKNTHHRPYHLPGDPILEDTHHRRYIAFFYLNAIAFVASLVMIIMLLNKRMSNKVIKRYALQITMIVDLLALTGSYVMGSCRDSKSSIYIWLLVCLVLAYVVLHVLIAIHVIPEGCKKFVAHEIENLSCRYIWTNPLNGNNQRSDANGNDCELGLSQRGDADDKNWEQRRNLLLMLAILAATVTYQAGMNPPGGVWSDDEAVSGKPGDPILQHNNFKRYDVFYYSNSLSFVASVVITILLVNKESCEHGIKSYALRVCLVVGLVSLLIAYSAGSCRKARESIYLIIIAVAVLISLVIQVILLSSTQDSLRGPTGQFIERLLKLLFGKDEAWHGATSQQKESSDSPEKKVRKRHKYLMLLAVLAASITYQAGLNPPGGFWSDDNEGHVEGNPGLKPPGKLWSDNKGHLAGNPVLLDINPQRYEIFFCFNSISFMASIVVVMYLLNKSARKKDVPLEVLHLIMILDLLALMTAFAAGSCRKFRTSVYVYALVLGVVVYLVIVVLLSSGIAKCLRPMERNKVSSQRSPSHASTTSTLILEDQV; from the exons ATGGCCAGCACCGCTGCTGCTCCGGAAGCAAGCAACAATCACAATGAAGACAGCACCACACATGGGGGTAGCACAGGGGAAGAATCCATTGATAGTTCGTCCACCAGGAAGTTGCTAGCCCCTAGCCATGAATCTGATTTTGAGCTCCTGTGGAGGCTGCGGAAGTATCTGCTGCTTCTTGGTATCCTAGCTGTTAGTGTTACATACAATGCTGGAATAACTCCACCTGGAGGGTTCTGGTTGAACAACACAAAACATGGGCGTTCTGGACATGACGCGGGTGACCCTGTCCTTAGGGCTTGGTTCTTCCCACGGTATGAGGTATTCTTCTACTGCAATGCAACTGCCTTTGCCGCATCCCTTGTCCTAATCATCTTGCTTCTGAGTAAAAATGTGACAAGGCAGAAGTTATGGCTCCGCTCAATGCAACTTACCATGATTCTGGACCTGTTTAGCCTAATGGGGGCCTATGCTGCTGGAAGCTACAGGGCAGTAAAGTCATCCATTTACATCTGGGTTCTTGTCTTCtctgttttcatatatattatgaTCCATATCCTAGTATTTATAAGAGTTGTTCGGAAATTTGTTTCCGAAAAAAGATTTGTTCTAAAATGGCTGAAAGAGACGGCACAGTCTGTGCAAGATTGGATTCTATCCAGGTGTGGTTTTCAGATGACCCGAAGGAACAATTACCATGAGAAAGATCTAGAGGAAGCTCGCAAATTCATTTTGATGCTTGTGACTTTTGCTGCAACTGTGACATACCAAGCAGGGTTGAGTCCACCTGGTGGTTTTTGGGCTGAAAACGGTGATAACAAAATTCCAGCTACATCTATGCTTCGCAGTAAAAACCTTGCTCGATATAATACTTTTGTTATTTGCAACTCAACTTCCTTTGTTGCGTCTTTGGTCACAATCATACTGCTTCTGAGCCCAGAATTGAGTGGGCATGGCATCAGATCCAAAGCAGTGATTGTATGTGTCGTTATCGACATATTGAGCCTGGTTGGAGCATATGCTGCAGGAAGCTGTAGGAGTGTGGCGACATCTGTCTGTGCTATTTTAATTGCTGTTGTAGTATGGATCTGCTTTGCACTTTTAGCTGGGATCTTTGTTAACAGATCTGTAGCAGGCTGGTTTGGAAAAATCAAACCAGATATTATGTGGTACATGGATAAATTTGGCCGGGTCGTTTCATTGAATTTTGGCAGCAAGAGATCAAGAAATCCAGAGGGAGAGAACTCTATTTCAAGTAATCAGCAAACTGCAGATTGCATAAAAGATGCAGCAGAACCAGAAACTGCTAGGGTATCAGAATACCAGCTTCAATACCATCAGCAAGATCCAAATATTAAAGAGGGCGAATCTCCTGGGGAGCAGCAGAGTACAGGCAAACAACAACCTACAAACACTGGGGTTGTGTCCAGTTCAGACCATGCATTTGTGAATGACAAGCAAGCAGAAAATGGCAGCAATGTCACGTGCAACCTGGAAGGTCAGTCTACAGACGCAAATTCAGTTGCAAACGAGGTTATGTCTGAAACTGAAACAG AAAACATGCAAGATGCAAAGATGGGGGAACAATCTTCATTGGTGGATGATCTTAAAAGTCCCATAACTGTGGCTGGTATGTCTAATCATGAGCATCAATTGGTAGAAAACCATAGAGTTCAAAGTATGATCAGGCAATCTTTCTCTACTGATGATCAAGAATCCACAGCCATGGAGTGCTTGTCCGACATTGCATCCAATAACCATGATGGAGGCACCAACAGTGTCAAGGAAGAGGAAAAAACTTCTGAGGAGACTTTGGAAGAAATTGAGATAGAGAGTTCCGAAACCATTAATATCTCTAGACCTATTGAGAATGGAGACATTGGCATGCATGAAGTAGCTCCCAGACAAAATGCCAGCAATGTAAATGCTGGTGCCAACCCAACTGATGAACATCTGAAGAAGTCCCGGACATATCTTCTTCTTCTAGCCATTCTTGCAGTATCCCTGACGTATCAATCAGGTTTAAATCCACCAGGTGGTTTCTGGTCCCAAAGAGAGAACAATAATTCAACTGGTGTTTCCATGCCTAAGAACACTCATCATCGTCCCTATCATTTACCTGGTGATCCCATCCTTGAGGACACTCACCATCGACGCTATATTGCATTCTTCTATTTAAATGCTATCGCCTTTGTTGCATCCCTTGTCATGATTATTATGCTCCTGAATAAGAGGATGAGCAACAAGGTCATAAAACGATATGCACTGCAGATAACAATGATAGtggatcttcttgctctaacAGGGTCTTATGTTATGGGGAGCTGTAGGGACAGCAAAAGTTCCATATACATCTGGCTGTTGGTGTGCCTTGTGCTGGCTTATGTTGTTCTTCATGTTCTGATAGCAATACATGTAATCCCTGAAGGGTGCAAAAAGTTTGTTGCACATGAGATTGAGAATTTATCCTGCAGATATATATGGACAAACCCTTTGAATGGGAACAACCAAAGAAGTGATGCTAATGGTAATGATTGTGAGCTTGGGCTGAGCCAGAGGGGTGATGCTGATGACAAGAACTGGGAGCAGAGGCGTAATCTACTACTAATGCTTGCTATTCTAGCTGCAACAGTCACATACCAAGCTGGCATGAATCCTCCAGGAGGTGTATGGTCTGATGACGAGGCGGTGAGTGGTAAACCAGGAGACCCAATCCTTCAGCACAACAATTTTAAGCGTTATGATGTTTTCTACTACTCAAACTCACTCTCATTCGTGGCATCTGTAGTTATCACAATATTACTTGTGAACAAGGAATCCTGCGAGCATGGTATCAAGTCCTATGCACTAAGAGTGTGTTTGGTGGTGGGCTTGGTTAGCCTCTTGATTGCCTATTCTGCAGGAAGCTGTAGGAAAGCAAGAGAATCTATTTATCTCATCATCATTGCTGTTGCAGTTCTGATTTCCCTTGTGATTCAAGTGATTCTTCTCTCCTCAACACAAGATAGTCTCAGAGGACCGACTGGACAATTTATAGAACGTCTGCTTAAGCTGCTTTTTGGAAAGGATGAGGCCTGGCATGGAGCTACTTCTCAACAGAAAGAAAGCTCAGATAGTCCTGAGAAAAAAGTTCGAAAGAGGCACAAGTATTTGATGCTGCTTGCAGTTTTAGCTGCCTCCATCACATACCAAGCTGGTCTCAACCCACCTGGTGGTTTCTGGTCTGACGATAATGAAGGCCATGTGGAAGGCAATCCTGGCCTAAAACCACCTGGTAAATTGTGGTCTGATAACAAAGGTCATTTGGCAGGAAATCCTGTTCTTCTTGATATTAATCCTCAGCGCTATGAAAtattcttctgcttcaactctaTATCATTTATGGCATCTATTGTTGTAGTCATGTATCTGTTGAACAAATCTGCCCGGAAGAAGGATGTGCCACTTGAAGTATTGCATTTGATCATGATATTGGACCTGCTGGCCCTCATGACAGCTTTTGCTGCTGGAAGCTGCAGAAAATTCAGGACTTCAGTCTATGTGTATGCTCTAGTGCTTGGTGTTGTAGTATACCTTGTGATTGTAGTTCTTTTGTCAAGTGGCATTGCAAAATGTCTGAGACCGATGGAGAGAAATAAGGTTTCCTCTCAGAGAAGTCCTAGTCACGCTTCTACAACAAGCACACTGATACTTGAAGACCAAGTTTGA
- the LOC110431300 gene encoding uncharacterized protein LOC110431300: protein MLAARTRPGSGKRPSGSRARAAGSRPRRAGAAPGRRPRWCPRATSRVALGRARAYAVSGWGRDGGARPRFEGGRAGGWSSPVLTPGRVEPGSCALGRARRGYFVCLQDGSRSDLLAFGAAVAHSHLQNGGLQELSGRDSSM, encoded by the coding sequence ATGCTCGCGGCTCGCACGCGGCCAGGCAGCGGCAAGCGGCCTTCTGGGTCGCGCGCTCGTGCCGCGGGGTCGCGCCCACGCCGGGCCGGAGCTGCGCCAGGACGGCGGCCGCGCTGGTGCCCTCGCGCGACGAGCCGCGTCGCGCTGGGTCGCGCCCGTGCCTACGCCGTGTCCGGCTGGGGCAGAGACGGAGGGGCTCGCCCGCGCTTCGAGGGGGGCCGTGCCGGCGGCTGGTCCTCCCCTGTGCTCACGCCTGGCCGGGTCGAGCCAGGGTCGTGCGCCTTGGGCCGCGCACGCCGGGGCTATTTCGTCTGTCTTCAGGACGGCAGTAGGTCCGATCTGCTAGCCTTCGGGGCAGCAGTGGCTCACTCACATCTTCAGAATGGCG